In the Setaria italica strain Yugu1 chromosome VI, Setaria_italica_v2.0, whole genome shotgun sequence genome, one interval contains:
- the LOC101756802 gene encoding tryptophan aminotransferase-related protein 2, with amino-acid sequence MSYFSDLGGFCWFVEPGFERQVRRLHRLVGNAIVDGYHLLVGTGSTQLFQAALFALSPAEDGEPMSVVSPAPYYSSYPSVTNFLNSGLYRWDGDANTTFAGDTCIELVCSPNNPDGGIRKAVTKSKSGKTIHDFAYYWPQYTPITEAADHDIMLFTVSKCTGHAGTRLGWALVKDMEVAQKMTKFIELNTIGVSKDSQLRAAKILKVVCDGYELSPTSKVNLLFHFAQRKMAERWSRLRAVVATSGIFSLPDKLSSYCMFAKEVVSANPPFAWLRCHKDGVEDFESFLRERKIITRGGSKFGVDERVVRISMLDTDEAFNVFLGRIASLK; translated from the exons ATGAGCTACTTCTCCGACCTCGGTGGCTTCTGCTGGTTCGTCGAGCCTGGGTTCGAGCGCCAggtccgccgcctccaccgcctcgTCGGCAACGCCATTGTCGACGGGTACCACCTGCTAGTCGGGACAGGATCCACGCAACTCTTCCAGGCTGCGCTCTTCGCGCTCTCGCCTGCAGAAGATGGCGAGCCCATGAGCGTCGTCTCGCCAGCGCCTTACTACTCG TCCTACCCATCTGTGACAAATTTCCTCAACTCCGGGCTCTACCGCTGGGATGGCGATGCCAATACGACGTTTGCCGGTGACACCTGCATTGAGCTCGTTTGCTCGCCAAACAATCCTGATGGCGGAATCAGAAAAGCTGTTACCAAGTCCAAGTCCGGGAAGACCATTCATGACTTTGCCTACTATTGGCCGCAGTACACCCCCATCACCGAGGCAGCTGACCACGACATCATGCTGTTCACTGTCTCTAAGTGCACCGGCCATGCTGGCACAAGGCTAGG GTGGGCGTTGGTGAAGGACATGGAGGTGGCCCAGAAAATGACCAAGTTCATTGAACTAAACACCATTGGTGTGTCTAAGGACTCGCAGCTCCGCGCCGCAAAGATCCTCAAGGTTGTCTGTGATGGATATGAGCTATCGCCCACTAGCAAAGTAAACCTCCTCTTCCATTTTGCTCAACGAAAAATGGCAGAACGGTGGAGCAGACTTCGTGCTGTTGTGGCAACCTCGGGCATCTTTAGCCTCCCAGATAAGCTCTCTAGCTACTGCATGTTTGCTAAGGAAGTCGTCTCGGCCAATCCTC CATTCGCATGGCTTCGTTGCCATAAAGATGGTGTAGAGGACTTTGAGTCTTTCCTACGTGAGCGTAAAATAATCACTCGAGGTGGATCAAAGTTTGGAGTGGATGAGAGGGTTGTGAGGATTAGCATGCTTGACACAGATGAAGCCTTCAATGTGTTCCTTGGTCGTATTGCCTCCTTAAAGTGA
- the LOC101755868 gene encoding protein LOL4 isoform X1 produces the protein MQDQLICSGCKRVLEYRRGATGVCCPGCNTFTAANPSGSEMSELVCGGCFTMLVYNRGAANIRCPHCGRVNSTRSAANQIGHLSCGHCRTTLAYPPGASTVGCPTCRCVNPVRNNNSGGSARPAQSDARPQTVLVENPKTLDEKGKLVSNVAVGVTSWKR, from the exons ATGCAGGACCAGCTGATCTGCAGCGGCTGCAAGCGTGTCCTTGAGTACCGGAGAGGAGCCACCGGCGTCTGCTGTCCAGGCTGCAACACTTTCACCGCCGCCAATCCATCAGGATCGGAGATGTCTGAACTCGTCTGCGGCGGCTGCTTCACCATGCTCGTGTACAACCGCGGCGCCGCCAACATTCGCTGCCCGCACTGCGGCAGGGTGAACTCGACAAGATCAG CAGCGAACCAGATTGGCCACCTGTCATGCGGGCATTGCCGGACTACTCTGGCATACCCACCGGGAGCCTCAACCGTCGGATGCCCAACATGTCGCTGTGTTAATCCTGTCAGG aacaaCAACTCTGGTGGCTCCGCACGGCCTGCGCAATCG GATGCTCGGCCCCAGACGGTTCTGGTGGAGAATCCTAAGACGCTGGATGAAAAGGGCAAACTG GTGAGCAATGTCGCCGTTGGCGTCACCTCGTGGAAAAGATGA
- the LOC101757607 gene encoding uncharacterized protein LOC101757607: protein MGPSVMDGADLPSSSAAAGDRRPESAGHGSGAEDERAAYPPERCEALAAAIAGVLGGALREHEARAAATARSQDEVAAAIDRLNGELDRLLENAPSLVIMQHSARISTIRKRISALNMLLKSIQRRIDNIDRVISTGLTSDHSSPVQSQSLKPK from the exons ATGGGACCATCAGTAATGGACGGCGCAgatctcccctcctcctccgccgccgccggcgaccggcgTCCGGAGAGCGCGGGGCACGGTAGCGGCGCGGAGGATGAGCGGGCCGCGTACCCGCCGGAGCGTTGCGAGGCGCTGGCCGCTGCGATCGCGGGGGTGCTGGGCGGCGCGCTGCGGGAGCACGAGGCGCgggcggccgccaccgcccggaGCCAggacgaggtcgccgccgccatcgaccGCCTCAACGGAG AATTGGACAGACTATTAGAGAATGCACCTTCACTGGTAATAATGCAACATTCAGCAAGGATTTCCACTATCCGTAAAAGAATTTCAGCACTGAACATGCTACTGAAGTCCATACAGCGCCGCATTGATAACATTGATAGAGTAATTTCGACTGGTTTGACAAGTG ATCATTCATCTCCTGTACAGTCTCAAAGCCTGAAGCCCAAGTGA
- the LOC101757218 gene encoding uncharacterized protein LOC101757218: MAKPLHHAQALIELLCPPLTLQEILAFVATGPHCASAAGGGDALLLRVSSPGPVGSAYALRLAARVAETSVVTVSVGGVPRLAFGTTQASLLSEVPLGVAVSLSDEGHGGGRAVDGGVVIEERLLESLLAMNHADGAHTDNPVPRTVSNLLVHVLGTHVDHVHDIVTRLEMDLDAIELQLDKGGHFMRKLLLDGRRFPKMHLDLQRLLQVVSHGEQVFPRVKEKCASKSWFSTGDIAALEDLIGRLRRLKENLGFITNRVTTLQASLDSWQSEQINKSLYYLSFLSIIFLPLSIVTGVFGMNVGGVPWTEQNKNPKNRDGFMNVMLICVAILLLLLLCFLFPSLYSHVTTWRTRRELKRNNSQNKRHLKLFKGHKEGYMRL, from the exons atggccaagCCGCTCCACCACGCGCAGGCGCTGATCGAGCTCCTCTGCCCGCCGCTCACGCTGCAGGAGATCCTCGCGTTCGTCGCCACGGGCCCGCactgcgcctccgccgccggcggcggcgacgcgctcCTGCTCCGCGTCAGCTCGCCGGGGCCCGTCGGCAGCGCGTacgcgctccgcctcgccgcgcgcgtCGCCGAGACCTCCGTCGTCACCGTCTCCGTCGGCGGCGTCCCGCGCCTCGCGTTCGGAACCACGCAGGCGTCGCTCCTCTCCGAGGTGCCGCTCGGCGTCGCGGTCTCGCTCTCCGACGAGGGCCACGGAGGGGGCCgcgccgtcgacggcggcgtcgtcATCGAGGAGCGCCTGCTCGAGTCGCTGCTCGCCATGAACCACGCCGACGGCGCGCACACCGACAACCCGGTGCCGCGGACGGTGTCCAACCTCCTCGTGCACGTCCTCGGCACCCACGTCGACCACGTCCACGACATTGTCACGCGCCTCGAGATGGACCTCGACGCCATCGAGCTGCAGCTCGACAAAG GTGGTCACTTTATGAGGAAACTTTTGCTGGATGGCAGGAGATTCCCAAAAATGCATCTTGATTTACAGCGCCTGCTTCAG GTTGTTTCTCATGGTGAACAAGTGTTCCCCCGTGTGAAGGAAAAATGTGCGAGCAAGAGTTGGTTCTCAACAGGAGACATTGCCGCCCTTGAAGATCTGATAGGTCGCCTTAGGAGGCTCAAAGAAAACCTAGGATTCATAACAAATAGAGTGACAACACTTCAGGCTAGTCTGGACAGTTGGCAATCCGAGCAGATAAACAAAAGCTTATACTATCTTTCATTTCTCTCCATAATATTCCTTCCTCTATCCATTGTCACAGGAG TTTTCGGGATGAATGTTGGTGGTGTGCCATGGACCGAGCAGAACAAGAACCCAAAGAACCGAGATGGCTTCATGAATGTCATGCTAATATGTGTCGCGATCTTGCTGCTTCTGTTGCTCTGTTTCTTGTTTCCTTCATTGTATTCACATGTGACGACATGGAGAACCCGTCGTGAACTGAAGCGGAACAATTCTCAGAACAAAAGACACCTGAAACTCTTCAAAGGTCACAAAGAAGGTTACATGCGCCTATGA
- the LOC101755868 gene encoding protein LOL4 isoform X2 — translation MQDQLICSGCKRVLEYRRGATGVCCPGCNTFTAANPSGSEMSELVCGGCFTMLVYNRGAANIRCPHCGRVNSTRSANQIGHLSCGHCRTTLAYPPGASTVGCPTCRCVNPVRNNNSGGSARPAQSDARPQTVLVENPKTLDEKGKLVSNVAVGVTSWKR, via the exons ATGCAGGACCAGCTGATCTGCAGCGGCTGCAAGCGTGTCCTTGAGTACCGGAGAGGAGCCACCGGCGTCTGCTGTCCAGGCTGCAACACTTTCACCGCCGCCAATCCATCAGGATCGGAGATGTCTGAACTCGTCTGCGGCGGCTGCTTCACCATGCTCGTGTACAACCGCGGCGCCGCCAACATTCGCTGCCCGCACTGCGGCAGGGTGAACTCGACAAGATCAG CGAACCAGATTGGCCACCTGTCATGCGGGCATTGCCGGACTACTCTGGCATACCCACCGGGAGCCTCAACCGTCGGATGCCCAACATGTCGCTGTGTTAATCCTGTCAGG aacaaCAACTCTGGTGGCTCCGCACGGCCTGCGCAATCG GATGCTCGGCCCCAGACGGTTCTGGTGGAGAATCCTAAGACGCTGGATGAAAAGGGCAAACTG GTGAGCAATGTCGCCGTTGGCGTCACCTCGTGGAAAAGATGA